Proteins encoded within one genomic window of Brachybacterium sp. P6-10-X1:
- a CDS encoding carbohydrate ABC transporter permease, giving the protein MTTADSPTSPATISTARSAPGRPGSIPGSPRLAGRRRPSLRGGAAPYAFIAPFYVLYVFFMIIPIGAAIYLSLTEWVGLGVPEFVGVRNYVNLASDSSFATALFNSLIYTLVAVLVVVPCALLIAQALNTKGLRFRDLFRVAFFVPMVLSPIVIALIYSLIFDRDYGLLNASLEALFGLPHVNWLGNPTIAKGAIGFVLLWRTVGYLTIFFLAALQNVPSEQYEAAALDGAGRIRTFFAVTVPGIKPISAFVIVTSFIGAAQLFDEPYLLTKGGPGEATISVAMFIYRAAFERQQFGYAAAAGVVLFAIVFAVSQGLNRLLGIGRDS; this is encoded by the coding sequence ATGACGACTGCAGACTCCCCCACCTCACCCGCCACGATCTCGACGGCGAGATCGGCCCCCGGGCGGCCGGGCTCCATACCAGGATCGCCACGGCTCGCGGGCCGGCGCCGCCCGTCCCTGCGAGGCGGCGCGGCCCCCTACGCGTTCATCGCCCCGTTCTACGTCCTGTACGTGTTCTTCATGATCATCCCGATCGGCGCGGCGATCTATCTCAGCCTCACCGAGTGGGTCGGCCTGGGCGTGCCCGAATTCGTCGGCGTCCGCAACTACGTGAACCTCGCGTCCGACTCGAGCTTCGCGACCGCGCTGTTCAACTCGCTCATCTACACGCTGGTCGCGGTGCTCGTGGTCGTCCCGTGCGCGCTGCTCATCGCCCAGGCGCTCAACACGAAGGGTCTGCGCTTCCGGGATCTGTTCCGGGTGGCCTTCTTCGTCCCGATGGTCCTGTCCCCGATCGTCATCGCGCTGATCTACAGCCTGATCTTCGACCGTGACTACGGCCTGTTGAACGCCTCGCTCGAAGCGCTTTTCGGACTGCCGCACGTCAACTGGCTCGGGAACCCGACGATCGCGAAGGGTGCGATCGGCTTCGTGCTCCTGTGGAGGACCGTCGGCTACCTGACGATCTTCTTCCTCGCCGCGCTCCAGAACGTCCCCTCCGAGCAGTACGAGGCCGCCGCTCTGGACGGCGCCGGGCGAATCCGCACCTTCTTCGCCGTCACCGTCCCGGGGATCAAGCCGATCTCCGCCTTCGTCATCGTCACCTCGTTCATCGGCGCCGCGCAGCTGTTCGACGAGCCGTACCTGCTCACCAAGGGCGGGCCCGGCGAGGCGACCATCTCCGTCGCGATGTTCATCTACCGCGCCGCCTTCGAACGCCAGCAGTTCGGCTACGCCGCCGCGGCGGGCGTGGTCCTGTTCGCCATCGTCTTCGCAGTCAGCCAGGGCCTGAACCGGCTCCTCGGCATCGGGAGGGACTCATGA
- a CDS encoding ABC transporter substrate-binding protein — protein MPPPTPGGLRRRDLLRSGAALTAGVGLTGALSACGSGSSAAPIESGTVPLALWTHDDGYIDFFTEAIPLAEENSDFTYDVTITKSDASDLVTKLIAQAVAGTGTPDVAGLEIGAFARMLRGEIAPELLVDLTPDVEPFQDDLIPARLTPFSKDGALYAVDSDTPVTVLYHRADEFERLGIDPEFGTWEDFAEVGRKLAETEELSLGAIAVNDPGGTVQCFHIHLLQRGGDLFDADGNPTLQTPEAEDTLAFLVDGVQSGFLATVADMYGPSIQSGLKAGTILAVNMPSWYSTYGIQPNVPDQSGRWRVAALPVFEGGGHRTGVGGGTGFGALRDKPATDAARNLVVSAYLDPDQQVKRYQDMGYLPTLRSVYDDPRLLSIEDEYFGGQKLFEIFRDVIDDVPEVHQSADISIMNTVLSGQVLRAFKGDVSPAQALADATDDFRGQAKG, from the coding sequence GTGCCCCCGCCGACACCGGGGGGTCTTCGCCGCCGAGATCTGCTGCGCTCCGGTGCAGCGCTCACCGCCGGCGTCGGTCTCACCGGAGCGCTCAGCGCCTGTGGCAGCGGGAGCTCCGCCGCCCCGATCGAGTCCGGGACAGTGCCCCTCGCCCTGTGGACCCACGACGACGGCTACATCGACTTCTTCACCGAGGCGATCCCCCTGGCCGAGGAGAACTCGGACTTCACCTACGACGTCACCATCACCAAGAGCGACGCCTCGGACCTCGTCACCAAGCTGATCGCCCAGGCGGTCGCCGGAACCGGCACCCCGGATGTCGCGGGCCTCGAGATCGGGGCCTTCGCCCGCATGCTGCGCGGGGAGATCGCCCCCGAGCTCCTCGTCGATCTCACCCCTGACGTCGAACCGTTCCAGGACGACCTGATCCCGGCGCGGCTCACACCGTTCAGCAAGGACGGAGCGCTCTACGCGGTGGACTCGGACACCCCGGTCACCGTGCTCTACCACCGTGCCGACGAGTTCGAACGGCTCGGCATCGACCCGGAGTTCGGGACCTGGGAGGACTTCGCCGAGGTCGGCCGCAAGCTGGCCGAGACCGAGGAGCTCTCCCTCGGAGCCATCGCCGTGAACGACCCCGGCGGGACCGTCCAGTGCTTCCACATCCATCTGCTCCAGCGCGGAGGGGACCTCTTCGACGCCGACGGCAATCCGACCTTGCAGACCCCGGAGGCCGAGGACACCCTCGCGTTCCTGGTCGACGGCGTCCAGAGCGGCTTCCTCGCCACCGTGGCGGACATGTACGGCCCGAGCATCCAGAGCGGACTGAAGGCCGGCACGATCCTCGCCGTCAACATGCCGTCCTGGTATTCGACATACGGGATCCAGCCCAACGTCCCCGATCAGTCCGGCCGATGGCGGGTCGCCGCGCTGCCGGTCTTCGAGGGCGGCGGGCACCGGACGGGCGTCGGCGGCGGCACCGGCTTCGGAGCCCTGCGCGACAAGCCGGCCACGGACGCGGCGCGGAACCTCGTGGTGAGCGCCTATCTGGACCCTGACCAACAGGTGAAGCGCTACCAGGACATGGGATACCTCCCCACGCTCCGCTCCGTCTACGACGATCCGAGACTCCTGTCGATCGAGGACGAGTACTTCGGCGGCCAGAAGCTCTTCGAGATCTTCCGCGACGTCATCGACGACGTGCCCGAGGTTCATCAGAGCGCCGACATCTCGATCATGAACACAGTTCTGTCCGGGCAGGTGCTGCGCGCTTTCAAGGGGGACGTGAGCCCCGCCCAGGCGCTCGCCGACGCCACCGACGACTTCCGCGGCCAAGCGAAGGGCTGA
- a CDS encoding LacI family DNA-binding transcriptional regulator has translation MLRNASPRPVRRTVSMTDVAALAQVSQKTVSRVVNGEPYVREEVRQRVQDAIKELDFRPNAAARSLVTRRTRRIGVVALGTTFHGPMSALAALESVARADGYSLSVHRTESTDRDEIQSAVDTLLNEGVEGVVLSEPKQLEAPPLQVRADVAVLTLGALGLTAREDELVVGTDEESGGRLATEHLLALGHRTVHHLAGPQAWVSSRLRQQGWTSALREHGAEIPEAVTGDWTPRSGFEAMTQLLTTTTPTAVFVANDQMAIGAMSAIARQGLTVPGDISIVGFDDIDVTEFLPTPLTTLRQEFTHAAHRGMNALIRTIDGDAPQDVPDLVPLSFVNRSTTASPTPAGTTDNR, from the coding sequence ATGCTGCGCAATGCTTCGCCCCGCCCCGTGCGCCGCACCGTCTCGATGACGGACGTCGCCGCGCTCGCACAGGTCTCCCAGAAGACGGTCTCGCGCGTGGTCAACGGTGAACCGTACGTCCGTGAGGAAGTGCGGCAGCGGGTGCAGGACGCCATCAAGGAGCTCGACTTCCGACCCAATGCCGCAGCGCGCTCGCTGGTCACCCGTCGCACCCGGCGGATCGGCGTCGTCGCACTGGGCACGACGTTCCACGGCCCGATGTCTGCCCTGGCGGCGCTCGAGTCGGTCGCCCGAGCGGACGGCTACTCGCTCAGCGTCCACCGCACGGAGTCGACCGATCGGGACGAGATCCAGTCCGCGGTCGACACCTTGCTGAACGAGGGCGTCGAGGGGGTCGTCCTCTCCGAGCCGAAGCAGCTCGAAGCCCCTCCCCTGCAGGTCCGCGCCGACGTCGCCGTACTGACCCTCGGCGCTCTCGGCCTCACGGCCCGTGAGGACGAGCTCGTGGTCGGCACGGACGAGGAATCCGGCGGACGTCTCGCCACCGAACACCTGCTGGCCCTCGGACACCGGACCGTGCACCACCTCGCCGGCCCCCAAGCATGGGTCTCGAGCCGGCTGCGCCAGCAGGGCTGGACGTCCGCGCTGCGCGAGCACGGCGCCGAGATCCCGGAGGCCGTCACCGGCGACTGGACCCCGCGCAGCGGCTTCGAGGCGATGACGCAACTTCTGACCACCACCACCCCCACCGCCGTCTTCGTCGCCAACGACCAGATGGCGATCGGGGCGATGTCCGCCATCGCCCGCCAGGGACTCACCGTTCCGGGCGACATCAGCATCGTCGGCTTCGACGACATCGATGTCACCGAGTTCCTCCCCACGCCGCTCACCACGCTGCGCCAGGAGTTCACCCACGCCGCCCACCGCGGCATGAACGCGCTCATCCGGACGATCGACGGCGATGCGCCGCAGGACGTCCCCGATCTGGTGCCGCTCTCGTTCGTGAACCGATCGACGACGGCATCGCCGACCCCCGCGGGCACCACCGACAACCGGTAG
- a CDS encoding phosphotransferase family protein yields the protein MYPSPPPLGEPPADPALRRILEAAGLPTTGYYRATAGWVSRAWIGEDYVVRLNTDERFRDAYRHEAHVVALLTGSEIPHARHIAHGDGPDGPWYVSERLPGRTLHEAWPAADATTRRSLIESLGDTLHALHHVPVPVGLLPPWLARALSGGPWPAYHPPVVSAMLQQVDAARQVSGHDPSLLAEVAEWIGSRLPLFAADDPVLVHGDVHGSNVIVEGGRVTGLINLAEAVAQPADAELDTILRWCARPQEFPPTPRERGLDRAALSEVPRWLRETYPELFAREQLRERLDVYDMSMELAIHAHHPEAGVRDVAQERIARLLAGCSHLDDLHWSAASD from the coding sequence GTGTACCCATCACCGCCACCCCTCGGCGAGCCACCTGCAGACCCGGCTCTGCGGAGGATCCTGGAGGCCGCCGGACTGCCGACGACCGGGTACTACCGCGCCACCGCCGGCTGGGTCAGCCGGGCGTGGATCGGCGAGGACTACGTGGTCCGCCTGAACACCGATGAACGGTTCCGCGACGCCTATCGACATGAAGCCCACGTCGTCGCCCTGCTGACCGGGAGCGAGATCCCCCACGCCCGGCACATCGCCCATGGCGACGGCCCGGACGGGCCCTGGTACGTCTCCGAGCGCCTGCCCGGCCGGACCCTGCACGAGGCCTGGCCGGCGGCCGACGCGACGACCCGCCGCTCGCTCATCGAGAGCCTCGGCGACACCCTGCATGCCCTGCACCACGTGCCCGTCCCGGTCGGCCTGCTGCCGCCCTGGCTGGCCCGTGCGCTCTCCGGCGGACCGTGGCCCGCGTACCACCCGCCCGTGGTGAGCGCGATGCTGCAACAGGTCGACGCCGCCCGGCAGGTGTCCGGACACGACCCGTCCCTGCTCGCGGAGGTCGCCGAGTGGATCGGGTCGCGACTGCCGTTGTTCGCGGCCGACGACCCCGTGCTCGTCCACGGCGATGTGCACGGCTCCAACGTCATCGTCGAGGGCGGGCGCGTCACCGGTCTGATCAACCTCGCGGAGGCAGTGGCGCAGCCCGCCGATGCCGAGCTCGACACGATCCTGCGCTGGTGCGCGCGACCGCAGGAGTTCCCGCCCACGCCCCGGGAACGCGGGCTCGATCGAGCGGCGCTGAGTGAGGTCCCGCGGTGGCTGCGAGAGACGTACCCGGAGCTCTTCGCGCGGGAGCAGCTGCGCGAGCGGCTGGACGTCTATGACATGTCCATGGAGCTGGCGATCCATGCGCATCACCCGGAGGCCGGCGTGCGCGATGTGGCGCAGGAGCGCATCGCTCGGCTGCTCGCCGGGTGCAGCCATCTGGATGATCTGCACTGGTCGGCGGCCTCCGACTGA
- a CDS encoding dicarboxylate/amino acid:cation symporter, with translation MPQQTDEHTGRRTWWRRYLAFPLIWKFAIALALGLAAGLIVGPPIAVLQPLGDLFLRLLQMLVVPLVLVTLVSGAASVSPATLGRVGGKIFGYYLVTSAFAIAIGLGLGSVLSPGAGLEMPSSGGTPEEAPALIDVFLNIFPENIFQAMAEGNILAVIFVAVISGLAVGSMVHSDSARLQDLGETVKKLSDAGSEIMFKIVRGVLEYGPIGVFALIAVVVGETGTDALLPLAALTGTVYLGIAVMILVYVILLLLFRVDVRQFFSAAKEPMLTAYVTRSSSGTLPVTMRAAEKLGIREGTYGFSLPLGATINMDGTALYVGVSTLFVANVSGVDLSFSQILQVLAVGVLASIGTAGVPGAGLIMLSLAISQAGLPFAAVALVAGIDALLDMGRTMCNVTGDLTGTRIVAQSERHVDPPGAARRRDGAHGEPAAAGAARAADGER, from the coding sequence ATGCCACAGCAGACCGATGAACACACTGGCCGGCGGACGTGGTGGCGGCGATACCTCGCCTTCCCACTGATCTGGAAATTCGCCATCGCGCTGGCCCTGGGGCTGGCCGCGGGACTGATCGTCGGCCCGCCGATCGCAGTGCTGCAGCCGCTCGGCGACCTGTTCCTGCGGCTGCTGCAGATGCTGGTCGTCCCCCTGGTGCTGGTGACGCTGGTCTCCGGAGCCGCGTCGGTCTCGCCGGCGACCCTCGGCCGGGTCGGCGGCAAGATCTTCGGGTACTACCTCGTCACCTCGGCGTTCGCGATCGCGATCGGCCTGGGGCTCGGCTCCGTGCTGAGCCCCGGGGCGGGGCTCGAGATGCCCTCGTCGGGCGGGACGCCGGAGGAGGCCCCGGCGCTGATCGACGTCTTCTTGAACATCTTCCCCGAGAACATCTTCCAGGCCATGGCCGAGGGCAACATCCTGGCGGTCATCTTCGTCGCCGTGATCTCGGGCCTCGCGGTCGGGTCGATGGTCCACTCCGACAGCGCCCGCCTGCAGGACCTGGGCGAGACCGTCAAGAAGCTGTCGGACGCCGGCTCGGAGATCATGTTCAAGATCGTCCGCGGCGTGCTGGAGTACGGGCCGATCGGCGTCTTCGCGCTGATCGCGGTGGTGGTCGGCGAGACCGGCACCGATGCGCTGCTGCCTCTGGCGGCGCTGACCGGCACGGTCTACCTCGGCATCGCCGTGATGATCCTCGTGTACGTCATTCTGCTGCTGCTGTTCAGGGTCGACGTGCGCCAGTTCTTCAGCGCGGCGAAGGAGCCGATGCTGACCGCCTACGTGACCCGCTCCTCCAGCGGCACCCTGCCGGTGACGATGCGCGCCGCGGAGAAGCTCGGCATCCGCGAGGGCACATACGGCTTCAGCCTGCCGCTGGGGGCGACGATCAACATGGACGGCACCGCCCTCTACGTCGGCGTCTCCACCCTGTTCGTCGCCAACGTCTCCGGCGTCGACCTCAGCTTCTCCCAGATCCTCCAGGTCCTCGCCGTCGGCGTCCTGGCATCGATCGGCACGGCCGGAGTCCCCGGGGCAGGGCTGATCATGCTGTCGCTGGCGATCTCCCAGGCCGGCCTGCCCTTCGCGGCGGTGGCGCTGGTGGCCGGCATCGACGCACTGCTGGACATGGGACGGACGATGTGCAACGTGACCGGCGACCTGACCGGCACCCGGATCGTCGCCCAGTCCGAGCGACACGTGGATCCCCCGGGCGCCGCACGACGGCGGGACGGGGCCCATGGCGAGCCCGCTGCGGCGGGAGCGGCGAGGGCCGCCGACGGGGAGAGGTGA
- a CDS encoding SDR family oxidoreductase gives MTSTSLITGASSGLGTEYARRLARRGDRLVLVARDAARLEQLAAELTREGAVDVEVLSADLTCFEGIAAVTSRLTDPARPVATLINSAGFGLPLAFETNDIEDEVRHLRLHDEVPMRLMHAVLPSMLARRSGTILNIASASAVMPRSTYAACKAWLVMFSRWANAQYASRGVIVTAVCPGYTHTDFHARLGLPKGEEGIPNWLWLEAPRVVTESLRDVERGKAVSVPSRRYRAIWTLAQLAPSGLMARLAERGR, from the coding sequence ATGACATCGACGTCCCTGATCACCGGCGCCAGCTCCGGCCTCGGCACCGAGTACGCCCGCCGGCTCGCCCGACGCGGAGACCGCCTCGTGCTCGTCGCCCGGGACGCCGCCCGGCTCGAACAGCTGGCCGCCGAACTGACGCGCGAGGGCGCGGTCGACGTCGAGGTGCTCAGCGCGGACCTGACCTGCTTTGAGGGCATCGCCGCGGTCACCAGCCGCCTCACCGACCCGGCACGGCCCGTCGCGACGCTGATCAACAGCGCCGGGTTCGGGCTGCCGCTGGCTTTCGAGACCAACGACATCGAGGACGAGGTGCGCCACCTGCGGCTGCACGACGAGGTGCCGATGCGGCTCATGCACGCCGTGCTGCCGAGCATGCTGGCCCGGCGTTCGGGCACGATCCTCAACATCGCCTCGGCCTCCGCCGTCATGCCGCGCTCCACCTACGCCGCCTGCAAGGCATGGCTGGTGATGTTCTCCCGCTGGGCGAACGCGCAGTACGCGTCCCGCGGGGTCATCGTGACGGCGGTGTGCCCCGGGTACACCCACACGGACTTCCACGCCCGGCTGGGGTTGCCGAAGGGCGAGGAAGGCATCCCGAACTGGCTGTGGCTCGAAGCACCGCGGGTGGTGACCGAGTCGTTGCGGGACGTCGAGCGGGGCAAGGCCGTGTCGGTGCCGAGTCGGCGGTACCGAGCGATCTGGACCCTCGCGCAGCTCGCGCCGTCCGGCCTCATGGCGAGGCTCGCCGAGCGCGGGCGGTGA
- a CDS encoding ABC-ATPase domain-containing protein, with product MSGDADSLRQLLTSIDGRGYGSYKQLKGTYDLGLCRLIVDHVQVDPFAPPSLMRLVLDRAAADLPEDLVSDRRGRVATTDYLARAVAAAARSIDGVSIGTPQQEVLERTSVALTGQGLEARIAVQLPAAGRRIKGRQATRLLTEDLPRIAEVALVHASLDAAALRAHVTLHRDQEALRDQLAERGLVAFVGDGAILPRRSGDSDLPLQQGAVPFRGPESRQVSFDLPSGARVSGMGVPDGVTVIVGGGYHGKSTLLRAIERGVYPHRLSDGREWVITRADVASVRAEDGRSVAGVDISPFITGLPSGTDTRSFSTTNASGSTSQAATLVEAIDAGASALLIDEDTSATNFMIRDERMRALIPAEREPITPFVDRIRPLHTERGVSTVLVAGGSGAFFDVADHVIALDEYVPHDVTERARALADDATPRPEQPVFGPSRSRTPASGALRPTSKTKPATARGRGTIRFGRENIDLAAVSQLVDAAQTEAIAKALDRLAELLEQAGASERPGPSGSALTLDAVIADLFEHLDAEGLEALSPHRGHPGHLARPRPLEVHAAVNRYRGLRLDQG from the coding sequence ATGAGCGGCGACGCCGATTCCCTCCGACAGCTCCTCACCTCGATTGACGGCCGCGGCTACGGCTCCTACAAGCAGCTGAAGGGCACCTACGACCTCGGCCTATGCCGCCTGATCGTGGACCACGTGCAGGTCGACCCCTTCGCCCCGCCGTCCCTGATGCGCCTGGTCCTCGACCGGGCCGCCGCCGACCTCCCCGAGGACCTCGTCAGCGACCGACGAGGACGCGTCGCGACCACCGACTACCTGGCCCGCGCCGTCGCCGCCGCCGCACGGTCGATCGACGGCGTCAGCATCGGCACGCCGCAGCAGGAAGTCCTCGAACGCACCAGCGTCGCCCTCACCGGGCAGGGCCTCGAGGCGCGGATCGCAGTCCAGCTGCCCGCCGCCGGCCGGCGGATCAAGGGCCGCCAGGCGACCCGGCTGCTCACCGAGGACCTGCCCCGGATCGCCGAGGTCGCATTGGTCCACGCGAGCCTCGATGCCGCGGCCCTGCGCGCGCACGTGACCCTCCACCGCGACCAGGAGGCCCTGCGCGACCAGCTCGCCGAGCGGGGCCTGGTGGCCTTCGTCGGCGACGGGGCGATCCTGCCGCGCCGCTCGGGCGACTCCGACCTGCCGCTGCAGCAGGGAGCCGTCCCGTTCCGCGGCCCCGAGTCCCGGCAGGTCAGCTTCGACCTGCCCAGCGGGGCCCGCGTGAGCGGGATGGGCGTCCCCGACGGGGTCACCGTCATCGTCGGCGGCGGGTACCACGGCAAATCCACCCTGCTGCGAGCCATCGAACGCGGCGTCTACCCGCACCGCCTCAGCGACGGCCGCGAATGGGTGATCACCCGGGCCGACGTCGCCTCCGTCCGCGCCGAGGACGGACGCTCCGTGGCCGGGGTCGACATCTCGCCGTTCATCACCGGCCTGCCCTCGGGCACCGACACCCGCAGCTTCTCGACCACCAACGCCTCGGGCTCGACCTCCCAGGCCGCCACCCTCGTCGAAGCGATCGACGCCGGCGCCTCCGCGCTGCTGATCGACGAGGACACCTCGGCCACCAACTTCATGATCCGCGACGAGCGCATGCGCGCCCTGATCCCGGCCGAGCGCGAACCCATCACCCCGTTCGTCGACCGCATCCGCCCGCTGCACACGGAACGCGGGGTCTCCACCGTGCTGGTCGCCGGCGGCTCCGGCGCCTTCTTCGACGTCGCCGACCACGTGATCGCCCTGGATGAGTACGTGCCCCACGACGTCACCGAACGAGCCCGCGCGCTCGCCGACGACGCCACCCCGCGGCCTGAACAGCCGGTGTTCGGGCCCTCGCGATCCCGGACCCCGGCCTCCGGAGCCCTGCGCCCGACGAGCAAGACCAAGCCCGCCACCGCACGCGGCCGCGGGACCATCCGCTTCGGACGCGAGAACATCGACCTGGCGGCCGTGTCCCAGCTGGTCGATGCCGCACAGACCGAAGCGATCGCCAAGGCTCTCGACCGTCTGGCCGAGCTGCTGGAGCAGGCGGGAGCATCCGAGCGCCCCGGTCCGTCGGGCTCCGCTCTCACGCTCGACGCGGTGATCGCCGACCTGTTCGAGCATCTCGACGCCGAGGGGCTCGAGGCGCTCTCGCCCCATCGCGGCCACCCCGGCCACCTCGCGCGGCCGCGGCCGCTGGAGGTCCATGCCGCGGTGAACCGCTACCGGGGGCTGCGGCTCGACCAGGGGTGA
- a CDS encoding Dps family protein: MNDTVTVPDPAGAKRTTTENAESGFLAPAGLSKNLQAVLVDLTALHLVGKQAHWNIVGPNFRDLHLNLDEVVDIARASADDIAERMRALHATPDARPAVVAEQTSLPEFPQGEVLTHDAIDLMTTAIEKTVGTMRTVHDEVDDADPTSADILHAVLEKLEQQAWFISAETRTPKQR, from the coding sequence ATGAACGACACCGTCACGGTTCCCGATCCCGCCGGCGCGAAGCGCACGACGACGGAGAACGCCGAGAGCGGCTTCCTCGCCCCCGCGGGGCTGTCCAAGAACCTCCAGGCCGTCCTCGTGGACCTCACCGCACTGCACCTGGTGGGCAAGCAGGCGCACTGGAACATCGTCGGCCCGAACTTCCGCGACCTGCACCTGAACCTCGACGAGGTCGTCGACATCGCCCGCGCGAGCGCCGATGACATCGCCGAGCGGATGCGCGCTTTGCACGCCACGCCCGACGCCCGCCCGGCCGTGGTCGCCGAGCAGACCTCCCTGCCCGAGTTCCCGCAGGGCGAGGTGCTCACCCACGACGCGATCGACCTGATGACCACGGCGATCGAGAAGACGGTGGGCACCATGCGCACCGTCCATGACGAGGTCGACGACGCCGACCCCACCTCGGCGGACATCCTGCACGCCGTCCTCGAGAAGCTCGAGCAGCAGGCCTGGTTCATCAGCGCGGAGACCCGCACCCCGAAGCAGCGCTGA
- a CDS encoding VOC family protein, translating to MSVPHLLDHVVIAGPDLGEIVDWFRELTGVTAAPGGTHPSGTANALVALTVGGQPRPHYLELIGPDPDRDEEELPKTFSINRLKKPTLITYAVHPTGIDQVVEHARAEGFDPGEVQDLSRRTPDGELLQWRLTQAQAPRNYGVPFLIDWGETTQPGLGDLPAIELLSFERVEVDPAPQQKATAALGLGDGVAEVREGRGSRFVLQLRTEDGREVEI from the coding sequence ATGAGCGTCCCCCACCTGCTCGACCACGTCGTCATCGCCGGCCCCGACCTGGGCGAGATCGTGGACTGGTTCCGCGAGCTGACCGGCGTCACCGCCGCGCCCGGCGGCACCCATCCCTCCGGGACCGCCAACGCGCTGGTCGCCCTCACCGTCGGCGGCCAGCCGCGCCCGCACTACCTCGAGCTGATCGGACCCGATCCCGACCGGGACGAGGAGGAGCTGCCGAAGACCTTCAGCATCAACCGCCTCAAGAAGCCCACCCTGATCACCTACGCCGTGCATCCCACGGGCATCGACCAGGTCGTCGAGCACGCCCGCGCCGAGGGCTTCGACCCCGGCGAGGTGCAGGACCTCTCCCGCCGCACCCCGGACGGCGAGCTGTTGCAGTGGCGGCTGACCCAGGCGCAGGCCCCGCGCAACTACGGCGTCCCCTTCCTCATCGACTGGGGTGAGACGACTCAGCCCGGTCTCGGTGACCTGCCCGCGATCGAGCTGCTGAGCTTCGAGCGCGTCGAGGTCGACCCGGCACCGCAGCAGAAGGCCACCGCCGCGCTCGGCCTCGGCGACGGCGTCGCCGAGGTCCGTGAGGGGCGCGGGTCCCGATTCGTGCTGCAGCTGCGCACCGAGGATGGCCGCGAGGTCGAGATCTGA
- a CDS encoding mandelate racemase/muconate lactonizing enzyme family protein: protein MLTISRVDTFVLRAPLGADRFYSSQAEFPERTSLLVRLTSTEGEVGWGEGGQYGPAEPVRACLEDVLAPQLLAMRDASPGVVWDLLYARTRDFGQRGPYIEALSAIDIALWDLLGTRLGAPVSELIGGRHRESVHAYGTGGYYTSVGFDPERGLQQLGDSVAGYAEQGLTMLKMKIGLLPIAQDAQRVATVRERLGDEFVLAADANHAYNARTAIAMGRVLDQHGFVFFEEPVPPEDREGYARVRDRLDLAIAGGEAEYTRFGFRDLLGAGCVDIIQPDICVTGGITEVQRIIALASAHNLRTIPHVWGSGIAVAAALQVCSTLPQVPYTHRPVPLENEPVIEFDRTRNPLRDELLTTPFTLEDGRVAVPSEPGLGVEVDMDVVETYAVH from the coding sequence ATGCTCACGATCTCCCGGGTCGACACCTTCGTCCTCCGAGCGCCTCTGGGCGCCGACCGCTTCTACTCCTCCCAGGCCGAGTTCCCCGAGCGCACCTCGCTGCTGGTGCGTCTGACCAGCACGGAGGGCGAGGTCGGCTGGGGCGAGGGCGGTCAGTACGGCCCCGCCGAGCCGGTCCGCGCCTGCCTCGAGGACGTGCTCGCCCCGCAGCTGCTGGCGATGCGCGATGCCTCGCCCGGGGTGGTGTGGGACCTGCTGTACGCCCGCACCCGGGACTTCGGCCAGCGCGGCCCCTACATCGAGGCGCTCAGCGCGATCGACATCGCCCTGTGGGACCTGCTCGGCACGCGCCTCGGCGCCCCGGTCAGCGAGCTCATCGGAGGTCGGCACCGCGAGAGCGTCCACGCCTACGGCACCGGCGGCTACTACACCTCCGTCGGCTTCGACCCGGAACGGGGCCTGCAGCAGCTCGGCGACAGCGTCGCCGGCTACGCCGAGCAGGGCCTGACGATGCTGAAGATGAAGATCGGCCTGCTGCCCATCGCCCAGGACGCCCAGCGCGTCGCCACCGTGCGCGAGCGGCTCGGCGACGAGTTCGTGCTCGCGGCCGACGCGAACCATGCCTACAACGCCCGGACGGCGATCGCCATGGGCCGCGTGCTCGACCAGCACGGCTTCGTCTTCTTCGAGGAGCCCGTGCCGCCGGAGGACCGCGAGGGCTACGCGCGGGTGCGCGACCGCCTGGACCTCGCGATCGCCGGGGGAGAGGCCGAGTACACCCGCTTCGGCTTCCGGGACCTCCTCGGTGCCGGCTGCGTGGACATCATCCAGCCCGATATCTGCGTGACCGGAGGGATCACGGAGGTCCAGCGCATCATCGCCCTCGCCTCGGCCCACAACCTGCGCACCATCCCGCACGTGTGGGGCTCCGGGATCGCCGTGGCTGCGGCGCTGCAGGTGTGCAGCACACTGCCGCAGGTGCCGTACACCCATCGCCCGGTGCCGCTGGAGAACGAGCCGGTCATCGAGTTCGACCGCACGCGCAATCCGCTGCGCGACGAGCTGCTCACCACGCCCTTCACCCTCGAGGACGGTCGAGTAGCGGTGCCGTCCGAGCCGGGTCTCGGGGTCGAGGTGGACATGGACGTCGTCGAGACGTACGCCGTCCACTGA